In Pseudomonas alcaliphila JAB1, a single window of DNA contains:
- a CDS encoding MdtA/MuxA family multidrug efflux RND transporter periplasmic adaptor subunit yields MSNASPSPSNSSRQWLIGLTLLAVLLLLLWWFWPSEPESQQMGRGRFGDMGPVPVRVAEVKQGEFAIELKALGTVTAYNTVNVRSRVDGELVKVLFEEGQQVKAGDLLAVIDPRPYQVALQQAQGALQENQAQLKNAELDLQRYKGLYDEDSIAKQTLDTQQALVNQYRGSLQSNQADVATAKLNLDFTQIRAPIDGRLGLRQLDIGNLVSSGDTTPLVVITQADPIAVIFTIPEGDLPAVLQRRRDGTILAVEAWDRGERLKLAEGVLESLDNQIDTTTGTVKLKARFDNAEQMLFPNQFVNVRLRVETREAATIIPSAAVQFGTQGTFVYVVGDDNKVSIRQVTIAASDAERSMVNEGVQQGERLVLEGTDRLRDGSEVEVVDPNLVQSPDGAANEAGDRQGKRDGSARPGAARNDA; encoded by the coding sequence ATGTCGAATGCTTCCCCGTCTCCATCGAACTCCTCCCGTCAATGGCTGATTGGCCTGACGTTGCTCGCCGTGCTGCTTCTGCTGCTGTGGTGGTTCTGGCCGAGCGAGCCAGAAAGCCAGCAGATGGGCCGTGGCCGTTTCGGTGACATGGGGCCGGTGCCGGTGCGCGTGGCCGAGGTCAAGCAGGGTGAGTTCGCCATCGAGCTCAAGGCGCTTGGCACGGTAACCGCCTACAACACGGTCAACGTACGCTCGCGAGTCGACGGTGAGCTGGTCAAGGTGCTGTTCGAGGAGGGCCAGCAGGTCAAGGCCGGCGACCTGCTGGCGGTGATCGATCCACGTCCTTATCAGGTGGCCTTGCAGCAGGCGCAGGGGGCGCTGCAGGAAAACCAGGCGCAACTGAAGAACGCCGAGCTGGACCTGCAGCGCTACAAGGGGCTGTACGACGAAGACAGCATCGCCAAACAGACCCTCGATACCCAGCAGGCACTGGTCAATCAGTACCGTGGCAGTCTGCAGAGCAACCAGGCTGACGTCGCCACGGCCAAGCTCAACCTCGACTTCACCCAGATTCGCGCGCCCATCGACGGTCGCCTCGGTCTGCGTCAGCTGGATATCGGCAACCTGGTCAGCAGCGGCGATACCACGCCTTTGGTGGTAATCACCCAGGCCGATCCGATTGCGGTGATCTTCACCATCCCCGAGGGCGATCTGCCAGCCGTGCTGCAGCGCCGCCGCGACGGCACGATCCTGGCCGTCGAGGCCTGGGACCGTGGTGAGCGCCTGAAACTGGCCGAGGGCGTGCTGGAAAGCCTGGATAACCAGATCGACACCACCACCGGTACGGTCAAGCTCAAGGCGCGCTTCGACAACGCCGAGCAGATGCTCTTCCCCAATCAGTTCGTCAACGTGCGTCTGCGCGTGGAAACCCGTGAGGCCGCCACCATCATTCCGTCCGCTGCGGTGCAGTTCGGCACCCAGGGTACCTTCGTCTATGTCGTGGGTGACGATAACAAGGTGAGCATCCGTCAGGTCACCATCGCCGCCAGCGACGCCGAGCGCAGCATGGTCAACGAGGGCGTGCAGCAGGGTGAGCGGCTGGTGCTGGAGGGCACCGACCGCCTGCGCGACGGCAGCGAGGTGGAAGTGGTCGACCCGAACCTGGTGCAGAGCCCCGACGGCGCGGCCAACGAGGCTGGCGACCGCCAGGGCAAGCGCGATGGCTCCGCACGTCCGGGCGCAGCACGGAACGACGCATGA
- a CDS encoding MdtB/MuxB family multidrug efflux RND transporter permease subunit — MNISRPFILRPVATTLLMVAIFLSGLIAYRLLPVSALPEVDYPTIRVLTLYPGASPDVMTSAVTAPLERQFGQMAGLKQMSSTSSGGASVITLRFNLDVSLAVAEQEVQAAINAASNLLPGDLPAPPVYNKVNPADTPVLTLAVSSKTMPLPQVNDLVDTRLAQKLAQTSGVGLVTLAGGQRPAVRIRVNPEALASYGLSLADVRSLITASNVNQPKGNFDGPTRVSQLDANDQLKSVDEYRELILSYENGAALRLKDVAEIIDGAENERLAAWANRNQAVLVNVQRQPGANVIDVVDRIQTLLPHLTEGLPASVEVKVLTDRTQTIRAAVRDVQHELLLAIALVVMVTFLFLRKLSATIIPSIVVPLSLIGTFGVMYLAGFTINNLTLMALTIATGFVVDDAIVMLENIARHLEEGETPLNAALKGARQIGFTLVSLTLSLIAVLIPLLFMADVVGRLFREFAITLAVAILISLVVSLTLTPMMCARLLKAEKPEQEGRFYRVAGGTIDAMIERYGVWLQWVLRHQPLTLLVAVATLGLTVLLYLAVPKGFFPVQDTGVIQGISEAPQSISFAAMSERQQRLADVILRDPAVASLSSSIGVDGDNPTLNSGRLLINLKTHAERDVTASEVIERLRPELAKVPGIELFMQPVQDLTIEDRISRTQFQFTLESPDSQLLETWTPRLVEALREQPELTDVASDLQNRGLQVFLDIDRDAAARLGINVGTIDDALYDAFGQRQISTIYTQASQYRVVLESRDGGRIGLAALRQIHVATGDGQQVPLSSLAHVEERPASLLVNHIGQFPAVTLSFNLAPGVSLGEAVAVIERVEQEIGLPGGINTQFQGAAEAFRASLSSTLLLILAAIVTMYIVLGVLYESYIHPITILSTLPSAGVGALLALLLTGNDLGLIAIIGIILLIGIVKKNAIMMIDFALEAERNQGMAPEAAIYQAALLRFRPILMTTLAALFGAIPLMLASGSGAELRQPLGLVMVGGLLVSQVLTLFTTPVIYLYFDRLSRRFSGRSAAGVAV; from the coding sequence ATGAACATCTCCCGCCCCTTCATCCTGCGGCCGGTCGCCACCACGCTGTTGATGGTGGCGATCTTCCTCAGCGGTCTGATCGCCTATCGCCTGCTGCCGGTGTCGGCGCTGCCGGAAGTGGATTACCCGACCATCCGTGTGCTGACCTTATATCCAGGCGCCAGTCCGGATGTGATGACCAGTGCCGTGACGGCGCCGCTGGAGCGCCAGTTCGGGCAGATGGCCGGGCTCAAACAGATGTCCTCGACCAGTTCGGGCGGCGCCTCGGTGATCACCCTGCGCTTCAACCTGGATGTCTCCCTGGCGGTGGCCGAGCAGGAAGTGCAGGCGGCGATCAACGCGGCGAGCAACCTGCTGCCTGGCGATCTGCCGGCGCCGCCGGTGTACAACAAGGTCAACCCGGCCGATACGCCAGTGCTGACCCTGGCGGTGAGTTCAAAGACGATGCCGCTGCCGCAGGTCAACGACCTGGTCGATACCCGCCTGGCGCAGAAGCTCGCGCAAACCAGCGGTGTCGGCCTGGTGACCCTGGCCGGCGGGCAACGTCCGGCGGTGCGTATCCGCGTCAACCCGGAGGCGCTGGCGTCCTACGGCCTGAGCCTGGCCGACGTGCGCAGCCTGATCACGGCCAGCAACGTCAACCAGCCCAAGGGCAACTTCGACGGGCCCACGCGGGTTTCTCAGCTCGATGCCAACGACCAGCTGAAATCGGTCGACGAATACCGCGAGCTGATCCTCAGTTACGAGAACGGCGCCGCGTTGCGCCTGAAGGATGTCGCCGAGATCATCGATGGCGCCGAGAACGAGCGCCTGGCCGCCTGGGCCAACCGCAACCAGGCGGTACTGGTCAACGTGCAGCGTCAGCCTGGTGCCAACGTCATCGATGTGGTCGACCGCATCCAGACCCTGTTGCCGCACCTGACCGAAGGCCTGCCGGCCAGCGTCGAGGTCAAGGTGCTCACTGACCGCACGCAGACCATCCGCGCTGCGGTGCGCGATGTGCAGCACGAGCTGCTGTTGGCCATCGCCCTGGTGGTGATGGTGACCTTCCTGTTCCTGCGCAAGCTGTCGGCGACCATCATTCCGTCGATCGTCGTGCCGCTGTCGCTGATCGGCACCTTCGGCGTGATGTACCTGGCCGGTTTCACCATCAACAACCTGACGCTGATGGCGCTGACCATCGCCACCGGTTTCGTGGTCGACGACGCCATCGTCATGCTGGAGAACATCGCCCGCCATCTGGAGGAGGGCGAGACGCCGCTCAACGCCGCGCTCAAAGGTGCCCGGCAGATCGGCTTCACCCTGGTCTCGCTGACCCTGTCGCTGATTGCTGTACTGATCCCGTTGCTGTTCATGGCCGATGTGGTCGGCCGGCTGTTCCGCGAGTTCGCCATCACCCTGGCCGTGGCCATCCTGATTTCCCTGGTGGTGTCGCTGACCCTCACGCCGATGATGTGTGCGCGCTTGCTCAAGGCCGAGAAACCCGAGCAGGAAGGGCGCTTCTATCGCGTCGCCGGTGGCACCATCGACGCCATGATCGAACGCTATGGCGTCTGGCTGCAGTGGGTGCTCAGGCATCAGCCGCTGACCCTGCTGGTGGCCGTGGCGACCCTGGGCCTGACCGTGCTGCTGTACTTGGCCGTGCCCAAGGGCTTCTTCCCGGTGCAGGACACCGGCGTGATCCAGGGTATTTCCGAGGCGCCGCAGTCGATTTCCTTTGCCGCCATGAGCGAGCGTCAGCAGCGCCTGGCGGATGTCATCCTGCGTGATCCGGCGGTGGCTAGCCTGTCCTCGTCGATTGGCGTGGATGGTGACAATCCGACGCTCAACAGCGGCCGTCTGCTGATCAACCTGAAAACCCACGCCGAACGCGACGTCACCGCCAGTGAGGTAATCGAGCGTCTGCGTCCTGAGCTGGCGAAGGTTCCCGGTATCGAGCTGTTCATGCAGCCGGTGCAGGACCTGACCATCGAAGATCGCATCAGCCGCACCCAGTTCCAGTTCACCCTGGAATCGCCCGACAGCCAGTTGCTGGAAACCTGGACGCCGCGTCTGGTCGAGGCGCTGCGCGAGCAGCCGGAGCTGACCGATGTGGCCAGCGACCTGCAGAACCGCGGCTTGCAGGTGTTTCTGGATATCGACCGTGACGCCGCGGCGCGTCTGGGCATCAACGTCGGCACTATCGACGATGCCTTGTATGACGCTTTTGGCCAGCGCCAGATCAGCACCATCTACACCCAGGCCAGTCAGTACCGCGTGGTACTGGAGAGCCGCGATGGCGGGCGTATCGGCCTGGCCGCGCTGCGTCAGATTCACGTGGCCACCGGCGACGGCCAGCAGGTGCCGTTGTCGTCCCTGGCGCATGTCGAGGAGCGTCCGGCCAGCCTGCTGGTCAACCATATCGGCCAGTTCCCCGCGGTGACCCTGTCGTTCAACCTGGCGCCTGGCGTGTCGCTGGGCGAGGCAGTGGCGGTGATCGAGCGGGTCGAGCAGGAAATCGGCCTGCCGGGCGGCATCAACACCCAGTTCCAGGGCGCTGCGGAGGCGTTCCGTGCGTCGTTGTCGTCGACCTTGCTGCTGATTCTGGCGGCCATCGTCACCATGTACATCGTGCTGGGCGTGCTCTACGAGAGCTATATCCACCCGATCACCATTCTTTCCACGCTGCCGTCGGCGGGAGTCGGTGCGCTGCTGGCATTGCTGCTGACCGGTAACGACCTGGGGCTGATCGCCATCATCGGCATCATCCTGCTGATCGGTATCGTCAAGAAGAACGCGATCATGATGATCGACTTCGCCCTTGAGGCTGAGCGCAACCAGGGCATGGCACCTGAGGCGGCGATCTACCAGGCGGCGCTGCTGCGCTTTCGGCCGATTCTGATGACCACCCTGGCGGCGCTGTTCGGCGCCATTCCACTGATGCTGGCCTCGGGCTCTGGCGCCGAGCTGCGCCAGCCGCTGGGCCTGGTGATGGTCGGTGGGCTGCTGGTCAGCCAGGTGCTGACGCTGTTCACCACGCCGGTGATCTACCTGTACTTCGATCGCCTGTCGCGGCGCTTTAGTGGTCGCAGTGCAGCGGGGGTGGCGGTATGA